From Salvia splendens isolate huo1 chromosome 3, SspV2, whole genome shotgun sequence, a single genomic window includes:
- the LOC121793457 gene encoding major allergen Pru ar 1-like — MGVIKVSQTFRTKVTPNRMFKALILDSHNLAPQLMFSSIKNVEILEGTGGPGTIKQINFTEASPLNYVKHRIDELDEEKLMCKYTFIEVDGLMAKLDRITHEVKFEAYGFGGCRCMITSEYYTKDNMEIKEEDIEQGKDRAVGMYEVVEAYLLAHPHAYN, encoded by the exons atgggGGTGATCAAAGTGTCACAAACCTTTAGAACAAAAGTGACCCCAAATAGGATGTTCAAGGCCTTGATCCTTGATTCTCACAATCTTGCTCCCCAACTTATGTTTTCATCAATCAAGAACGTTGAAATCCTCGAAGGCACCGGTGGACCGGGAACCATCAAACAAATCAATTTCACAGAAG CGAGTCCGTTGAACTACGTGAAGCATAGGATCGATGAGCTAGACGAAGAAAAGTTGATGTGCAAGTACACATTTATTGAAGTGGATGGATTGATGGCTAAGCTCGATCGCATCACACATGAGGTGAAGTTTGAGGCATATGGATTTGGAGGGTGTCGTTGCATGATTACAAGTGAATATTATACAAAGGATAATATGGAGATTAAAGAAGAAGATATTGAACAAGGCAAAGATAGAGCTGTTGGAATGTATGAAGTTGTGGAAGCTTATCTTTTGGCACACCCTCATGCCTATAATTAA
- the LOC121793458 gene encoding major strawberry allergen Fra a 1-2-like produces MGVTKISQEFASPVAPARAFRALILESNTLLPKLLPQFIKSVELLQGDGGVGSIEQVNFTETSHFKYMKNRIDELDKENFVCKYTMVEGDALADKIESIAYEIKFENSNDGGCVCKMTSEYRSFGGYEVKEEEVKAGKESAMAIYKVIEAYLLANPNVFA; encoded by the exons ATGGGTGTTACGAAAATTAGTCAAGAATTCGCTAGCCCGGTTGCCCCGGCACGTGCATTTAGGGCATTGATCCTAGAATCGAACACCCTATTGCCAAAACTCCTACCACAATTCATCAAGAGTGTTGAATTATTGCAAGGAGATGGAGGAGTTGGAAGCATCGAGCAAGTAAATTTCACCGAGA CTAGTCACTTTAAGTACATGAAGAACCGTATCGATGAACTAGACAAGGAAAACTTCGTGTGCAAATACACGATGGTTGAGGGCGATGCATTGGCCGACAAGATCGAATCGATCGCGTACGAGATTAAGTTCGAGAACTCCAATGATGGCGGCTGCGTTTGCAAGATGACGAGCGAGTATCGGTCGTTTGGAGGGTACGAGGTGAAGGAGGAAGAGGTGAAGGCCGGGAAAGAGAGTGCCATGGCTATATACAAAGTTATTGAAGCCTATCTCTTGGCAAACCCCAATGTTTTTGCCTAG
- the LOC121797479 gene encoding WD repeat-containing protein 43-like yields the protein MVSSNIRDVLTSFSPNLDLFSITLGDGRVKIWDTAKNQVQSEFADLDSTETKSVFGNQEGGHLSMDYTCMKWFSLEKKKKRKLGSSLLLLGTGGGDVLALDVAAGQLKWRVNNCHPGGVSAISFPAHGSHIYTAGADGMVCEIEAMSGNLLNKFSAASRAISSLAISPDGRMIATAASQLKIFNSTNHKKLQKFSGHPGAVRCMIFSEDGKYVLSSAVGERYIAVWEIDGSKKKSGSVVLAMDHPAVFLDSKFVNAGDAHDASLCVLAISEIGVCYFWHGKTIDELRNSKPTKIFVPSDDEVLQKHKGGIPNVFAGKLQNISMPASGHVFLAYGLLIKPTFEKVMVQPGTDLQLSFSHDGILLPTSKPQNSRKTSHIRNEVTALDPSNIGGALGPVPQMLDLVTGKSEAKPVGVKEKDELDTVTLCMEDQLRSLGILSSMDDALSSTLVSKYLKGINLDASTPQKKVKTTVWSLEPSDAFDLLKGLVDVWQSRSHSSKYVLPWISCILVCHSGFIKSKEPKFLDSLYKLANAKAPAMNSLLQLSGRLQLVSAKIDKAVNNKSLVSERDVEHEDESEDEDVDEVVYGVDDDSQTDSESDD from the exons ATGGTGTCGTCAAATATAAGAGATGTTTTAACCTCATTCAGTCCGAATTTGGACTTGTTTTCCATCACTCTCGGTGATGGTCGGGTGAAA ATATGGGACACCGCGAAGAATCAGGTGCAGTCTGAATTTGCTGATCTTGATTCGACAGAGACGAAGAGTGTCTTTGGGAATCAGGAGGGAGGGCACCTTTCCATGGATTATACATGTATGAAGTGGTTTTCTCTGGAGAAAAAG AAGAAAAGAAAGCTTGGGAGTTCCCTGCTGTTGTTGGGGACTGGAGGTGGGGATGTTCTCGCGTTGGATGTGGCTGCCGGTCAGTTGAAATGGAGGGTTAACAATTGCCATCCAGG GGGTGTCAGTGCTATTTCATTTCCTGCACATGGCTCACACATTTACACGGCGGGTGCAGATGGAATGGTTTGTGAGATAGAAGCAATGTCAGGGAACTTGTTAAATAAGTTCAGTGCTGCTTCAAGGGCCATATCTTCGTTAGCTATCTCCCCAG ATGGGAGAATGATAGCAACTGCGGCATCTCAGTTAAAGATTTTCAATTCCACAAACCATAAAAAGCTGCAGAAATTTTCTGGCCATCCC GGAGCTGTGAGATGCATGATTTTCTCCGAAGATGGCAAATATGTGCTTTCTTCAGCAGTAGGAGAACGATATATTGCAGTTTGGGAAATTGATGGTAGCAAAAAGAAATCTGGTTCCGTTGTCCTTGCGATGGACCATCCTGCTGTATTCTTGGACAGCAAGTTTGTCAACGCCGGCGATGCACATGATGCCAGTCTATGTGTTTTGGCTATATCGGAAATTGGTGTCTGCTATTTTTGGCATGGGAAGACTATTGATGAGCTGCGCAATTCTAAACCTACAAAGATATTCGTACCTTCTGATGATGAAGTTCTACAGAAACACAAGGGGGGAATTCCCAATGTATTTGCTGGAAAGCTACAGAATATTTCTATGCCTGCATCTGGTCACGTGTTCCTCGCATACGGTTTGCTTATAAAACCAACATTTGAAAAAGTTATGGTTCAGCCTGGAACAGACTTACAATTAAGTTTTTCACACGATGGTATCCTATTACCAACCAGCAAACCCCAAAATTCTAGAAAAACTTCGCACATCCGTAACGAAG TTACTGCTCTCGATCCCTCAAACATAGGGGGTGCATTAGGCCCTGTGCCTCAGATGCTTGATTTGGTTACTGGAAAGAGTGAAGCCAAACCTGTTGGAGTCAAAG AAAAAGATGAATTAGACACTGTTACGCTGTGCATGGAGGATCAGCTGAGATCTTTAGGGATACTCAGCAGTATGGATGATGCATTAAGCTCGACATTGGTCTCTAAATACCTGAAGGGCATCAATCTTGATGCAAGTACACCACAGAAAAAG GTGAAGACTACTGTTTGGTCCCTGGAACCTAGTGATGCATTCGACCTTTTAAAAGGATTGGTGGATGTTTGGCAATCCAG ATCACACAGCAGCAAGTATGTTCTCCCTTGGATATCTTGTATTTTGGTGTGTCACAGTGGTTTCATCAAATCTAAGGAACCAAAATTTCTTGATTCCTTATACAAG CTTGCCAACGCCAAAGCACCAGCAATGAACTCTTTACTCCAGTTATCTGGTCGTTTGCAACTCGTGTCTGCTAAG ATTGACAAGGCTGTGAACAACAAGAGTCTTGTCTCAGAACGTGATGTTGAGCACGAGGATGAAAGCGAAGATGAAGATGTCGATGAAGTTGTTTATGGAGTTGATGATGATTCTCAGACAGACAGTGAGAGTGATGATTAG
- the LOC121797045 gene encoding putative B3 domain-containing protein REM4: MPCGRSWPVRLLNIVSGCHFHTGWAKFCLANNIIHDDVLTFTMVDAGIFHVKRYNPRTGCPRLNDLQEEGVYGDSEHSCAPDVETSDDYVPSDTDGGDSSDEEEYVPDPEVLADDGCPTFTVTLDSSNISRSLEIPMAFWRRHIRMISLQDPVYFNINGDSWFIVFDHSATKIWVKRGWRRFKIANNIVVGTRCHFKLIDRIDVQFYVWFDRP, translated from the exons ATGCCGTGTGGAAGGAGTTGGCCCGTGAGACTCCTGAACATTGTGAGTGGTTGCCATTTCCACACTGGTTGGGCCAAATTTTGTCTCGCGAACAACATTATTCACGATGACGTCCTTACATTCACTATGGTTGATGCGGGCATATTCCATGTGAAGCGCTATAACCCGAGGACGGGATGTCCTCGACTCAATGATTTACAAG AGGAAGGTGTATACGGAGACTCGGAACACAGTTGTGCTCCGGACGTGGAAACGTCAGACGACTATGTGCCATCGGACACGGATGGGGGAGACTCATCCGATGAGGAAGAGTATGTGCCGGACCCCGAGGTTTTAGCTGATGATGGTTGCCCGACTTTCACTGTAACTTTGGACAGCTCAAACATTTCCCGTTCTCTAGAGATTCCGATGGCGTTTTGGCGTCGCCACATTCGGATGATATCACTGCAAGATCCGGTTTACTTCAACATCAACGGAGACTCATGGTTCATTGTTTTTGACCACAGTGCCACCAAGATTTGGGTGAAACGTGGATGGCGACGTTTCAAAATTGCCAACAACATTGTTGTTGGTACGCGCTGCCATTTCAAGCTCATTGATCGGATTGACGTCCAGTTTTATGTGTGGTTTGATCGGCCTTAA
- the LOC121797046 gene encoding uncharacterized protein LOC121797046 — MASQHHEVSENEGSPEGSNDFYPNRNSKADRSRRIWSVREEEILMATLKELAANGWKSDNGFRSGYLVRAREAIKREFPNTDILPHPHIYSKITTWKRSYGSLKMMLNHSGIGFNSDGTYRIEADDEQWALFCKKDRHAKYMRNKSWPQYEDWNEVFGQDRADGERGIDVSAAAGTIYGQQNEVPVDEAISPHMTFAELFPDEPIPDGILPDMIDDSQSVTEGGVPGSSAGVDVGTVSGAGVRQPHAVGAASGSGSGPEQKLTKKVMKKRKVEDKMDGVLTLMGQLHSDTNDRLTEISKRI; from the exons ATGGCCTCTCAACACCATGAAGTTAGCGAGAACGAAGGAAGTCCAGAGG GTAGCAACGACTTCTATCCGAATAGGAACTCAAAAGCTGACAGGTCTAGACGCATATGGTCGGTCCGTGAAGAAGAGATCCTAATGGCAACTCTAAAGGAGTTGGCAGCTAATGGATGGAAATCCGACAATGGGTTTCGCTCTGGTTACCTGGTACGCGCGAGGGAGGCGATTAAGCGTGAATTTCCAAATACCGATATCCTCCCACACCCGCACATCTACTCCAAAATAACTACTTGGAAGAGGAGTTATGGATCACTAAAGATGATGCTAAACCACAGTGGCATTGGCTTCAATTCGGATGGTACATACCGAATTGAAGCCGATGATGAACAGTGGGCACTTTTTTGCAAG AAAGACAGACATGCGAAGTACATGAGGAACAAATCGTGGCCTCAATACGAAGACTGGAATGAGGTGTTTGGTCAGGACCGTGCGGATGGTGAACGTGGTATAGACGTGTCTGCTGCTGCGGGTACAATATACGGCCAACAAAATGAAGTTCCAGTCGATGAGGCCATTTCCCCCCACATGACGTTTGCAGAGCTATTTCCTGACGAGCCAATCCCGGACGGGATCCTTCCAGACATGATAGACGACAGCCAATCTGTAACAGAGGGTGGAGTGCCTGGATCTAGTGCTGGTGTTGATGTCGGGACAGTTTCGGGGGCGGGGGTGCGTCAACCACATGCCGTGGGGGCTGCATCTGGGTCGGGGTCCGGTCCAGAACAAAAACTAACTAAGAAGGTGATGAAGAAGCGAAAGGTCGAAGACAAGATGGACGGCGTGCTAACGCTCATGGGACAGCTTCACAGCGATACTAATGATCGTTTGACCGAGATTTCAAAGAGAATATGA
- the LOC121797480 gene encoding uncharacterized protein LOC121797480, translating into MAATTMATAVGAVLLLYYVVSRRISAAAEGEDSAGGDCSKSKSRSVKKRLSRRPAQAPATWLETIYTMSETLRFTYAETLGKWPIADLAFGINYLIRRQGNLQVASVYAGEKAVQLKGVDIIDQLYYYLRLLTLCMFFSKKPFPVFLETAGFTEANVLLQKPKAGILKPAFTTLRDENSKCFLLLIRGTHSIKDTLTAATGAVVPFHHSVLDDGGVSNLVLGYAHCGMVAAARWIAKLSTPTLLKAVEQNPDYEVKIVGHSLGGGTAALLTYILREQKEFSAATCFTFAPAACMTWELAESGKHFITTIVNGSDLVPTFSAASVDDLRSEVTASSWINDLRDQVERNRVLNVIYRSATALGSRLPSMSNARARVVGAGALLRPVSSGTKVVMKRAQVVAEAVVKTRSSISLWACMGPRRRAVSSHSDAKADDLPEAPLIAETTSETVITEVIISSTDTNKVEYCSSSENGTTGLDETDEEEEKVVDASTIEEISEGELWYELERELQRKESEVHAEIQEEEEEEEAVAEEITEEEKAFSNEVESHAAISPSDVSDNIHFYPPGRVMHIICTPSTGPSSQEHDVEAEEKVGLYETQRELYSKLRLSKTMINDHYMPMYKKMMELLIKQLEEELDYDYVS; encoded by the exons ATGGCAGCCACGACAATGGCGACGGCGGTGGGGGCAGTGTTGCTGCTGTACTACGTGGTGAGCCGGCGGATTTCGGCGGCTGCTGAAGGGGAGGATTCTGCCGGTGGCGATTGCTCGAAATCGAAGAGCAGATCGGTGAAGAAACGGCTTTCGCGGAGGCCGGCTCAAGCGCCGGCGACTTGGCTGGAGACGATTTATACGATGTCGGAGACGTTGAGGTTTACGTACGCCGAGACGTTGGGGAAATGGCCGATCGCTGACTTGGCTTTCGGGATTAATTATCTCATTCGGAGGCAG GGTAATTTGCAGGTTGCAAGTGTGTATGCGGGAGAAAAGGCTGTGCAGCTGAAGGGGGTTGATATCATTGATCAGTTGTATTATTACTTAAGATTGCTAACTCTTTGTATGTTTTTCTCGAAGAAGCCATTTCCGGTGTTTTTAGAAACTGCTGGGTTCACTGAAGCGAATGTCCTACTTCAGAAACCCAAAGCAGGG ATTCTGAAACCGGCCTTCACAACTTTACGTGATGAAAACTCAAAGTGCTTCCTTCTCTTGATCCGTGGCACTCACAGCATTAAAGATACATTGACTGCAGCAACAGGTGCAGTGGTCCCTTTTCACCATTCAGTTTTGGATGATGGTGGTGTCAGTAATCTGGTTTTGGGATATGCACATTGTGGAATGGTTGCTGCTGCTCGATGGATAGCAAAGCTGAGTACTCCTACTTTACTCAAGGCTGTTGAACAAAATCCTGACTATGAGGTCAAG ATTGTTGGTCATTCACTTGGTGGTGGTACAGCTGCTTTGTTAACGTACATTCTCCGGGAACAAAAAGAATTTTCAGCAGCTACTTGTTTTACTTTTGCCCCAG CTGCCTGCATGACGTGGGAGCTAGCAGAGTCGGGAAAACACTTTATTACCACAATAGTAAATGGTTCTGATCTGGTGCCCACATTTTCAGCGGCGTCTGTTGATGATCTTCGTTCAGAG GTGACTGCTTCGTCTTGGATAAATGATCTTCGAGATCAAGTTGAGCGCAACAGAGTTCTGAATGTCATCTATCGGTCTGCCACTGCTCTTGGGTCTCGACTACCTTCAATGTCGAATGCTAGAGCAAGAGTTGTTGGTGCTGGTGCTCTTCTACGACCAGTCTCAAGTGGCACTAAG GTTGTGATGAAGCGTGCACAAGTTGTAGCCGAAGCAGTTGTTAAGACCCGTTCTTCAATATCACTATGGGCATGTATGGGACCCAGGCGACGTGCTGTCTCTTCTCACTCGGATGCTAAAGCGGATGATCTACCCGAGGCTCCTCTTATAGCTGAGACAACATCTGAAACAGTTATAACTGAAGTAATAATAAGCAGCACTGACACGAACAAGGTGGAATACTGTTCCTCTAGTGAAAATGGGACCACTGGGCTTGACGAGACTGATGAAGAGGAGGAGAAAGTTGTTGATGCATCTACGATTGAGGAGATCTCGGAAGGTGAATTGTGGTATGAGCTGGAGAGAGAGCTTCAGAGGAAGGAGAGCGAGGTACATGCCGAGATacaggaagaggaagaagaggaggaggccgTGGCAGAGGAAATAACCGAAGAGGAGAAGGCATTCTCCAATGAAGTCGAAAGCCATGCAGCCATTTCGCCTTCTGATGTCTCTGACAACATCCATTTCTACCCTCCCGGGCGGGTCATGCACATCATCTGTACGCCCTCCACGGGGCCGAGCAGTCAAGAGCATGACGTTGAGGCTGAGGAGAAAGTCGGGTTGTACGAGACGCAGAGAGAATTGTACAGTAAGCTCCGATTGTCGAAGACTATGATAAATGATCATTATATGCCTATGTACAAGAAAATGATGGAACTGTTGATTAAACAGCTAGAAGAGGAGTTAGATTATGATTATGTTTCATGA
- the LOC121793710 gene encoding probable protein phosphatase 2C 34, whose protein sequence is MVQLSNIFNTLSKNISNRTEKKSRLSTGREAAAVLLKEAKRNERLLTSSGSINGRKSETFASSYSKRGKKGINQDCFIVWEEFGCQEDMDFCGVFDGHGAWGHFVSKTVRELLPSLLLCSWKEAVELNAGDLDCILESEKKQIQFDVWEQSFYKACAAVDQELERHSAIDSFHSGCTSLALVRQGDLMIVANVGDSRAVLATTSDEGNLVATQLTTDHKPNIPYERKRIEKSGGTTYSCPDEPGVHRVWLPNGQGVRGPGLAVSRAFGDYYIKDFGLISEPQITQRCISSMDQFAILATDGVWDVISNEEAVEIVASSKRDESAKRLVEYAACAWKRRGRCAVMDDISAVCLFFHHSASPGKQTTP, encoded by the exons ATGGTGCAGCTATCCAATATATTCAACACACTATCGAAAAACATATCAAATAGAACTGAAAAGAAGAGCAGGCTTAGCACCGGAAGGGAGGCAGCGGCTGTTCTATTAAAGGAAGCAAAGAGGAATGAACGGCTGCTGACCTCTTCTGGTTCCATTAATGGCAGGAAGAGCGAAACCTTCGCTTCTAGCTACTCAAAACGAGGCAAAAAGGGAATCAATCAAGATTGCTTCATTGTGTGGGAG GAGTTTGGTTGCCAAGAAGACATGGATTTTTGTGGAGTCTTTGATGGACATGGAGCATGGGGCCATTTTGTGTCGAAAACTGTTAGAGAGCTGTTGCCTTCGTTGCTTCTCTGTAGTTGGAAAGAGGCCGTTGAGCTCAATGCAGGCGACTTGGATTGCATCTTGGAGTCGGAGAAGAAGCAGATCCAGTTTGACGTGTGGGAGCAGTCTTTCTATAAGGCTTGTGCTGCAGTTGATCAAGAACTCGAGCGACATTCTGCAATCGACTCTTTCCACAGTGGCTGCACTTCCTTGGCGCTTGTTAGACAG GGTGATCTCATGATAGTTGCAAATGTGGGCGACTCGCGGGCTGTGCTAGCAACTACCTCAGACGAAGGAAATTTGGTCGCGACTCAGCTTACAACTGACCACAAACCAAATATACCAT ATGAGCGCAAACGGATAGAGAAGTCGGGAGGGACAACTTACTCCTGCCCGGATGAGCCAGGGGTGCATCGGGTCTGGCTGCCAAACGGGCAGGGGGTCAGAGGCCCAGGCTTGGCTGTATCGAGAGCATTTGGTGACTACTATATTAAAGACTTTGGCCTAATCTCTGAGCCACAGATAACACAAAGGTGCATTAGCAGCATGGATCAGTTTGCTATTTTGGCAACAGATGGG GTGTGGGATGTGATTTCCAATGAAGAAGCAGTGGAGATTGTTGCTTCTTCAAAAAGGGATGAATCTGCAAAGAGGCTGGTTGAATATGCAGCTTGTGCATGGAAACGCAGGGGAAGATGTGCTGTGATGGATGACATCTCTGCCGTCTGTCTCTTCTTTCATCATTCAGCTTCTCCCGGCAAGCAGACTACCCCGTGA
- the LOC121794000 gene encoding CST complex subunit TEN1-like produces the protein MDASTISAGALVRLQELNPSSPNFNQGASFRVIGKLQEYDLGTAVAIIVDGDASLKVDTQYLTLNLRPGSLYQFIGELQIEPNNEGILKARVGRNVDGLDINLYHQTMQLVRHFQAEQADIRTS, from the exons ATGGATGCATCTACAATTAGTGCTGGTGCTTTGGTTCGTTTACAAGAATTGAACCCGTCTTCCCCAAATTTCAACCAAGGAGCCTCATTTAGGGTTATTGGAAA GTTACAAGAGTATGATCTGGGGACGGCAGTGGCTATAATCGTTGATGGAGATGCTAGCTTAAAGGTCGACACACAGTACCTGACCCTTAATCTGCGCCCAGGTTCTCTCTACCAGTTCATCGGGGAACTGCAGATTGAGCCAAATAATGAG GGAATTTTGAAGGCTCGGGTTGGAAGAAATGTTGATGGACTGGACATTAACCTCTACCATCAGACAATGCAGCTCGTAAGACATTTTCAAGCCGAGCAAGCAGACATTCGAACATCTTAA
- the LOC121797047 gene encoding uncharacterized protein LOC121797047 produces MEIAIVSDAILSIAHSAQSLGFSSLLLNRPHNVLSLHDTSPDQASQSPPPFQISAASPPPTRTLTRRRLRRSRRVKRKIAADDGGDFSNEDARFVFGGDGGNFNNGDGYFGGGGGGGKGWNFGGYGGANWEEYPNNSIHDPAFDVVYEVLCWIAMSNCLHFAVKKVVKLVADGFGDREKLQMQLTPVC; encoded by the coding sequence ATGGAGATCGCCATCGTTTCCGACGCGATCTTATCGATCGCTCACTCAGCGCAGTCGCTAGGCTTTTCGAGCCTCCTCCTCAATCGCCCGCACAACGTTCTTTCCCTCCACGACACGTCACCGGATCAAGCATCGCAATCGCCGCCTCCGTTCCAAATCTCGGCTGCTTCTCCGCCGCCCACGCGGACGCTGACGAGGCGGCGGCTCCGGAGATCCCGCCGCGTGAAGCGGAAAATCGCGGCTGATGATGGCGGCGATTTCAGCAACGAGGATGCGCGTTTTGTTTTTGGTGGTGATGGAGGGAATTTCAATAATGGTGATGGATATTttgggggaggtggtggtgggggcAAGGGGTGGAATTTTGGTGGCTACGGAGGGGCTAATTGGGAAGAGTATCCGAATAATTCGATACATGATCCGGCGTTTGATGTTGTTTATGAGGTATTGTGCTGGATTGCAATGTCAAATTGCTTGCATTTTGCGGTGAAAAAGGTGGTTAAGTTGGTTGCTGATGGTTTTGGTGATCGGGAAAAGCTACAAATGCAACTGACTCCGGTCTGCTAG